Proteins co-encoded in one Acidobacteriota bacterium genomic window:
- the def gene encoding peptide deformylase, which produces MAVRKITEYPEKVLAEVGKSVTVFDQDLADLCADMFDTMYDAEGVGLAAPQIGLNLRLFVMDCEDIKLIAANPEIIHTEGEQSSQEGCLSVGKVPAVVVRPMKARLRAQDEKGEWFERDAEGYAARAFLHETDHCDGKLFIDHLPKLRRDMVVKRFKKEKRWD; this is translated from the coding sequence ATGGCCGTTAGAAAGATCACGGAATATCCGGAAAAGGTGCTCGCTGAGGTTGGCAAATCGGTGACGGTTTTTGACCAGGATCTTGCAGATCTGTGCGCGGACATGTTCGACACGATGTACGATGCCGAAGGCGTCGGGCTCGCGGCTCCGCAGATCGGGCTTAATTTGCGGCTCTTCGTCATGGATTGCGAAGACATTAAACTCATCGCCGCCAACCCTGAGATAATCCACACCGAAGGCGAGCAATCGAGCCAGGAAGGCTGTCTTTCGGTCGGCAAAGTGCCGGCGGTCGTCGTTCGGCCAATGAAAGCAAGACTGCGGGCTCAGGATGAAAAAGGCGAGTGGTTCGAACGCGATGCCGAGGGTTACGCCGCACGGGCGTTCCTTCACGAGACAGACCATTGCGATGGCAAGCTCTTCATCGACCATCTGCCGAAGCTCCGGCGAGATATGGTCGTCAAAAGATTCAAAAAGGAAAAACGCTGGGATTGA